Part of the Bacillus sp. BGMRC 2118 genome, GGCTTTGTCATATAATCATCGGTACCAACTATAAAACCATACTTTTTATCTTGCGGAAGACTTTTCGAAGTAACCATTAATATCGGAATCATAATATCTGAATCACGCAATTCTTTTGTTAATGTATATCCATCCATTTCTGGCATCATGATGTCAAGGACAATTAAATCAATGTGCTCTTGGTCCAAGACTTCTAGTGCTTCTGCCCCGTTTTCTGCAGTAAAGGTAGTATATCCACCATTTGTGAGAATGGCTTTCATAAGCTTTCTTAAATTTCGATCATCCTCTACAACAAGTATCTTAAACATCTCAATGCCTCCATTTTTCACGTTATAACGAATTATATCATCATTATTTAAATAGTTTTTAAATTCTATTGTTTAAGTTTTGTTTAAAAATGACTTGTATACTTCGAAGTGTCAGGTGCATTAAGTTGATAAAAAAGAAACAAGAGATGAAACAAACATAACATATTGGAGGAACCATGATGAGTACTGTTCAAGTAACGAATATTAAAAAATACTATTCCATAGGTAAAAAAGAAAAAGTACAAATCCTTCATGGAGTGGATATAGAATTTACCAAAGGAGAATTTGTTTCCATCCTTGGGGAATCAGGAAGTGGAAAATCTACCCTAATGAATATCATAGGTGGAATGGACCGCGATTTCGAGGGCGATGTGATAGTAGATGGAATTAGTTTGCAAGGAATGAAAGAAAAAGAATTGGATAGCTATCGAAAACTAAAAATAGGGTTTATCTTTCAGAGTTTTAATTTAATCAGTCATCTAAATGTCCTTGAAAATGTATTATTAACCATGCAAATGACAGATTTAAACACATCCGAGAGAGAAGAGAAAGCGAAAAATATTCTAATAAACCTTGGGTTAGGGAATCATTTGAATAAGAAGCCAAATCAGCTTTCTGGTGGACAAAAACAGCGAGTGGCTATAGCTCGTGCCCTTTCAAATGATCCAGATATAATCCTTGCCGATGAGCCAACTGGAGCATTGGATAAGAAAAATAGTGATCAAATAATGCAATTGTTAGATAGCATTGCAGAACAGGGGAAACTTGTCATTACGGTAACCCACTCCCAAAAAGTAGCCAACTATGGGACAAGAATTGTGACAATGGATGATGGTCGAATTGTGAGTGATGAAAGAATAAGAGAGCCTTATCAAAAGAAAAGTAATGAGAAAAAAACAAAAACGAAGAACTTACGCTTAGGGGCAGCCATGAAAATGGCATTGAATAACATTAAATTAAACTTAAAGAGAAATATACTTGTATCAACAGGTGGGGCCATTGGCATCCTAAGTGTTATTCTAATGCTAGGATTAGGTAATGGAGTGACCGAGTACATTAACGAAGAGATTAATGCGAACTTAAAGCCAAATTTAATTCAGGTAACGAAAGGTTCAGATTCTAAGGAGAGTAAGGAGCAAAGTCCTCTACCTAACCCAGTTCAAGAATCTACGCCGTTAAGTAATGAAGATTTAACATTAGTTAAAGGTATCGATCATGTTGATTCAGTCGAACCAGTCTTTACGTTGACAATGGGAAGCTCTGTACTTTATGACAGTAACACATACTCGATTGTACAGTTCCAAACGATGAATGATAGTGTCAATATAGATGATTTAGTAGCTGGTGACGCACCTGTTAAAGATGAACTTTTATTGTCTGAGACGTTAGCGGATAAAATCGTTGATTCACCAAATGATATAGTTGGAGAAGTAGTAGAATTGTATATGAACACGACGGATGAACAGAATAGACCTGTTATCCTTACAAAGGAATTAAAGGTCTCTGGCATTATAAAAGGAAGTATGAATCAAGATTTAGCGTATGCTTCTTATGAAACGTTAGAGAACATTTTCTCACAAGAAGGAATTACATTAGAGGCAACTCAGCTAGATGTTACGGTAGATCAAGAAAAGAATGTTGATAGTGTTGAATCAGCGCTGGAAGATAGTGGATTCATAGGTACTGGAGTTGGAAACATTTTGAATCAGGTAACTAATTACCTGAAAATCGCTACAAATGTCCTGGCTGGAGTAGCGGGGATCTCACTACTTGTATCAGCAATCATGATTATAGTTGTATTGTATATTAGCGTGGTTGAGCGAACAAAGGAAATTGGTATTCTGAGAGCTGTTGGGGCAAGAAGAAAGGATATTAAACGTATATTCTTCTCGGAAGCAGCACTGTTGGGACTATCAAGCGGGATCATTGGAACTGTATTAGCCTTGGTAATTGCAAGTCTCGCAAACAATGTAATGGGGCAAGTATTTGACGCACATTTGATCCAAATAAATGGAGGTAACATGGTAACTGGAATAGTAGTAAGTGTAATTATTAGTATCTTAGCTGCTTTATTACCATCAACAAAAGCAGCAAAATTAGACCCTATGCAATCCTTACGTTATGAATAATTTACTATTAATGAATGCTAATCTTCAAAAAGAAGATTAGCTTTTCTATTTAGAAGTAAGAGAGTGTAGTAGGAAGTTTCCTCAAGTCCAATAGTGGATCAACTTAATTGGTAGGTTCCATAAGATGTTACTGTTCTCGATTCTAGGTTAGATTTCGCGTTGTTATAGCTGCTTTAACTTCTTTACTTCAACATTGCAATTTCTAACCATAGTGGTACTTCCTTAAAAAGACAATAAATAATATTACGTCTTGGAACATTTAATTTGATTGCACCATAGTTAATTAACAAATAATGATTGCCATTAGACAATGAGAAACCATCAAATAGTGAATTTATGGTCTCAGCCAACAGTTCCAATAGGCCCAATAACTGTAAGTTTAATTAATAGAGTGGCCACGTCTTTAGGACTTATCCAACTGATTTTCAAAACACTGGTTAATGACCAAAAGTATTGCAGAACTTACATGTGATATAAGATATAGCAATGGAACTACTTGACCTTCAATCGCTTGAAACAAATTCACTCCTATAATCCCTCTAATTCTATCTTGGTGAACTTATTCTAACACATTCAACTGAGGACGTATGATACACTTAATACCTTAGACAACGGAATTTTAATTACCGTGTGGAGACTTAAATTAATGAAAAATATATTAATAAGCATAATCATTTTTTCAATAATCATATGGGATATTTGTATTGAATGATAAAGAGAGTGAATTCACAACGGGAAAATGGATAGAGGCACCGACGCAAAGAAATATAATTATTGATAACTTATAAACAACTCGTGATTTGGTAGGAATGACATTGACGGAAGTATCAAATTTATTGGGAAGTGACTACTTAGACTATCCACTTTCAGAACCAGGACTAGATGGTTATAGTTACAACTTAGGACCTGAACCAGGATTTTTGAGTATAGATGATTCTTGGTTAGTATTTATTTTAATGAGGAAAATAGAGTAATCATCATAAACTGACTTGAGTTTAAGAATCTAACTAGCCAAATGATAATCCAGATTATTATTTAAGTAAGAGAAAGGTTAGTTGAAGACAGACAATTTTTATCATGTTTTAAATTAATACTAATGTTGTGAGGAGAGTACGAATGCAATATTTCATTGGGATTATACCATCGGAGGAATACATAGAGAAAATAAAAAGATTTCAGCAGAATTGGGAGAATAATCTACTTCCTGATATTGTGGAGCCACATATTACAATAAAGTCACAAGGTGGTTTAACAGTTGAAAAGGAGTGGCTAAAAAAAGTTCAAATGATATGTGAAGGCACTACACCATTTAAGCTAAAAATAAATAAACCAGCATTTTTTGGGTGAAAATGTTTTGTATTTAACTGTTGATTCCAAGGAGATTTATGAGCTACATAGAAAGATTGTTAATGCGGTTTCTCCTGGAAATGACTTGGTAAAAAAATATATGGAATTAGATGACTATGTACCTCATTTAACATTAGGACAGACTAGCTGGGGATTAACGA contains:
- a CDS encoding ATP-binding cassette domain-containing protein, producing the protein MSTVQVTNIKKYYSIGKKEKVQILHGVDIEFTKGEFVSILGESGSGKSTLMNIIGGMDRDFEGDVIVDGISLQGMKEKELDSYRKLKIGFIFQSFNLISHLNVLENVLLTMQMTDLNTSEREEKAKNILINLGLGNHLNKKPNQLSGGQKQRVAIARALSNDPDIILADEPTGALDKKNSDQIMQLLDSIAEQGKLVITVTHSQKVANYGTRIVTMDDGRIVSDERIREPYQKKSNEKKTKTKNLRLGAAMKMALNNIKLNLKRNILVSTGGAIGILSVILMLGLGNGVTEYINEEINANLKPNLIQVTKGSDSKESKEQSPLPNPVQESTPLSNEDLTLVKGIDHVDSVEPVFTLTMGSSVLYDSNTYSIVQFQTMNDSVNIDDLVAGDAPVKDELLLSETLADKIVDSPNDIVGEVVELYMNTTDEQNRPVILTKELKVSGIIKGSMNQDLAYASYETLENIFSQEGITLEATQLDVTVDQEKNVDSVESALEDSGFIGTGVGNILNQVTNYLKIATNVLAGVAGISLLVSAIMIIVVLYISVVERTKEIGILRAVGARRKDIKRIFFSEAALLGLSSGIIGTVLALVIASLANNVMGQVFDAHLIQINGGNMVTGIVVSVIISILAALLPSTKAAKLDPMQSLRYE